The following coding sequences lie in one Lolium perenne isolate Kyuss_39 chromosome 2, Kyuss_2.0, whole genome shotgun sequence genomic window:
- the LOC127335117 gene encoding protease Do-like 8, chloroplastic — MHCLACAAPATAAAARAPGRRFGRRRVVVDCAASAERNGEGTPPRLRETCELGEISSKPILFASKRKIIAFSAFCLCLHSSRYFSALALGDPSVKIEDVTPKIFPSGPLFPTEKRIAELFETNTYSVVNIFDVTLRPQLNVTGVVEIPEGNGSGVVWDESGHVVTNYHVVGNALSRNPKLGEVVARVNILAAEGIQKNFEGILVGADRSKDLAVLKVDAPSDLLKPIIVGRSSALKVGQQCLAIGNPFGFDHTLTVGVISGLNRDIFSQAGVTIGGGIQTDAAINPGNSGGPLLDSKGHMIGINTAIFTQTGTSAGVGFAIQSSTILNIVPQLIKSGKVLRAGLNVEFAPDQIAYQLNVRDGALILKVPPGSAVAKAGLIPLGRGFAGNIVLGDVIVAVDGKPIKGKSDLLRVLDDYSVGDTVTLTIRRGTETIPIALSLEEASI; from the exons ATGCACTGCCTCGCCTGCGCCGCGCCCGCCACAGCGGCCGCCGCGCGTGCACCGGGCAGGCGCTTCGGCCGCCGGAGGGTGGTCGTCGACTGCGCCGCCTCCGCAGAACGCAACGGCGAAGGAACGCCTCCGAG GTTAAGGGAAACATGTGAACTTGGTGAAATCTCAAGCAAACCTATATTGTTTGCGTCAAAGAGGAAGATTATTGCATTTTCAGCCTTTTGCCTTTGCTTACATTCTTCAAGGTACTTCTCAG CACTTGCATTGGGTGATCCATCTGTCAAAATTGAGGATGTAACTCCAAAGATATTTCCATCTGGTCCACTATTTCCAACCGAG AAACGTATCGCCGAgctttttgaaacaaacacataTTCGGTTGTCAACATTTTTGATGTGACACTACGCCCCCAGCTCAATGTAACTGGTGTTGTTGAG ATCCCTGAAGGAAATGGTTCTGGAGTAGTTTGGGATGAGTCTGGACATGTTGTTACAAATTATCATG TGGTTGGCAATGCTCTTTCAAGAAATCCAAAGCTCGGTGAAGTTGTTGCACGTGTCAACATTCTTGCTGCTGAAGG GATACAGAAGAACTTCGAAGGAATATTGGTTGGTGCAGACCGCTCTAAAGATCTTGCTGTTCTTAAG GTGGACGCCCCTTCAGATCTCTTGAAGCCAATTATTGTGGGACGGTCCTCAGCTCTGAAAGTTGGTCAGCAATGCTTAGCAATTGGAAATCCTTTTGGTTTTGACCATACGCTGACTGTTGGTGTTATCAGTGGTTTAAATCGAGATATATTTAGTCAAGCTGGAGTGACAATTGGAGGTGGAATTCAAACAGATGCAGCTATTAACCCTGGGAACAG TGGGGGTCCTTTGCTAGATTCAAAAGGTCACATGATTGGCATCAATACGGCAATTTTTACACAGACAG GAACGTCAGCAGGTGTTGGCTTCGCTATCCAATCATCAACGATACTTAATATAGTTCCTCAATTAATTAAGTCTGGAAAG GTTCTCCGTGCTGGCCTGAACGTGGAATTTGCACCAGATCAGATTGCATACCAGCTTAATGTCCGCGATGGTGCTCTTATATTGAAG GTTCCTCCGGGCAGCGCTGTAGCAAAAGCAGGTCTAATTCCTTTAGGCAGGGGTTTTGCTGGCAATATTGTTCTTGGTGATGTCATTGTTGCTGTCGATGGCAAACCT ATTAAAGGCAAGTCTGATCTCCTGAGGGTTCTAGATGACTACAGTGTTGGCGACACGGTGACCCTGACAATCAGGAGAGGTACCGAGACGATTCCGATAGCCTTGTCCTTGGAAGAGGCAAGCATATGA